The proteins below are encoded in one region of Ostrea edulis chromosome 3, xbOstEdul1.1, whole genome shotgun sequence:
- the LOC125673568 gene encoding lectin BRA-3-like, translating to MEMKMFVLFLSVCILGTSKGMNPCVSASGSKWERYNGHWYYHSTESLNWHGAQMYCRRQGGNLVHIDDAQENDWLSSKYTEESIWIGVTDEATEDIWRSITTGEKPTYTNWSTSNPDNAATGQHCGSLNWPDKGRWDDNQCSKEFTFICEVVGYREDPQSCSNVCAQ from the exons ATGGAGATGAagatgtttgttttatttctcaGTGTGTGTATTCTAGGAACAAGTAAAGGAATGAATCCATGCGTGTCTGCTTCTG GATCGAAATGGGAAAGATACAATGGACATTGGTATTATCATTCTACTGAAAGTCTGAATTGGCATGGAGCCCAG ATGTACTGCCGACGTCAGGGTGGAAATTTGGTACATATCGACGATGCCCAGGAGAACGATTGGTTATCTTCAAAGTACACTGAAG AATCCATATGGATCGGAGTTACTGACGAGGCAACTGAGGATATTTGGCGTTCAATAACCACTGGAGAAAAACCAACGTACACCAATTGGTCGACAAGCAATCCCGACAATGCTGCAACGGGTCAGCATTGTGGATCTTTGAACTGGCCTGATAAGGGGCGCTGGGACGACAACCAGTGCTCAAAAGAATTCACATTCATCTGCGAAGTAGTAG GTTATAGAGAGGACCCGCAGTCATGTAGCAATGTATGTGCACAATAA
- the LOC125673561 gene encoding uncharacterized protein LOC125673561, producing MAYCGTATAWSKFGLLTQFIGLALALSGFSTIGWMATTTVQDNTDIIIGLFQMKDCSTGSCATQELSSAYENSGRDATLGLMIVVLIVSVLTTVLYSIYVATDAARYRSMIIIIMCLTFLAALFTLIGAIVYAASVPSDFYSSYSVGLVLIASFLFVCAGCMLIPDIKNKVYRRQTRTRVRTPSTLSVQSTESPPPRYTSRMPSPVYKIPRRPKGVWVYKEYDDYPRTPNRRSPPRDTSRSISTPGKAIRLHHVREPLSLQISHVTPRRYGTPLSVQRYDYKAR from the exons ATGGCCTATTGCGGTACTGCTACAGCTTGGTCCAAATTTGGTTTATTGACGCAGTTCATTGGACTGGCTTTGGCTCTCTCGGGATTTAGTACTATAGGATGGATGGCTACTACAACTGTCCAAGACAACACGGACATTATTATCGGTCTATTCCAGATGAAAGATTGCTCCACGGGAAGTTGTGCAACGCAGGAACTCTCATCCGCGTATGAAAATA GTGGTCGGGATGCAACGCTGGGTTTAATGATCGTTGTTCTGATAGTATCAGTTCTCACCACTGTCCTTTACAGTATTTATGTTGCCACGGACGCTGCAAGATACAGATCCATGATCATTATCATAATGTGCTTAACTTTCTTGGCGG CTCTGTTTACTCTGATTGGAGCCATTGTCTACGCCGCCTCAGTACCTTCTGACTTCTATTCGTCCTATTCGGTCGGACTCGTCTTAATAGCCTCGTTTTTATTCGTTTGCGCCGGATGTATGCTTATTCCCGATATCAAAAACAAAGTTTACCGACGTCAAACTCGGACACGTGTAAGAACTCCTTCCACCCTAAGTGTACAGTCGACCGAATCTCCTCCACCACGTTACACCTCTAGGATGCCATCGCCCGTGTACAAAATTCCTCGTCGACCCAAAGGTGTCTGGGTTTACAAAGAATACGATGATTATCCACGCACACCAAACCGACGATCACCGCCAAGGGATACTTCAAGGTCAATTTCTACTCCAGGAAAGGCGATCCGACTTCACCATGTCCGGGAGCCACTCTCGTTACAGATCTCGCATGTTACGCCCCGTCGGTACGGCACTCCTTTGTCCGTTCAACGCTATGATTATAAAGCCAGATAG